Proteins encoded by one window of Nicotiana tabacum cultivar K326 chromosome 10, ASM71507v2, whole genome shotgun sequence:
- the LOC142164982 gene encoding F-box protein At1g49360-like, whose amino-acid sequence MEGADYDELWSDYVPTDILRLISSRLIAGDYFAFLAVCKRWRFESLSSPLPPPIHDSPSSPCLMTLNKETGIIESFHPVYNVITHKMDIPKLKGARIRSANANWLLVSHGNRGMFFFNPISNNIIELPDLLEDVENHFPSWTFSCSPDSSSSDCFVIGFENFGSPPAIYIIKVGESSWTYHDFYNEDGNKQGSFMLSGCHNPVFFKNNIVWIFGDKGNLGILNIKENSAVETPIWEFYGKYLPRRKRSSIRQSYLVEDADNGGILDMQVVHLRFLIPATS is encoded by the exons ATGGAGGGTGCAGATTATGATGAATTGTGGTCTGATTATGTTCCAACAGACATACTCAGATTAATATCATCACGTCTCATTGCTGGTGATTATTTTGCTTTTCTTGCTGTTTGTAAAAGATGGCGATTCGAATCCCTATCGTCTCCACTCCCACCTCCGATACATGATTCCCCATCGTCGCCTTGTTTGATGACCTTAAATAAAGAAACTGGCATTATAGAGTCCTTTCATCCGGTGTACAATGTCATAACTCACAAGATGGATATCCCAAAATTAAAGGGTGCCCGAATTCGTAGTGCAAACGCTAATTGGTTGCTCGTGAGTCATGGCAATCGTGGCATGTTCTTTTTCAATCCCATTAGTAATAACATAATTGAACTCCCTGATCTACTAGAGGATGTGGAGAATCATTTCCCGTCTTGGACATTTTCGTGTTCCCCGGACTCCTCATCATCGGATTGTTTTGTCAttggttttgaaaattttggctctCCGCCAGCGATATACATCATCAAAGTTGGAGAGAGTAGTTGGACGTATCATGACTTTTATAATGAAGATGGAAATAAGCAAGGATCATTCATGTTATCTGGGTGCCATAATCCggtgtttttcaaaaataatattgtTTGGATATTTGGTGATAAAGGAAATTTGGGAATACTAAATATCAAGGAAAACTCAGCTGTAGAGACACCTATCTGGGAATTTTATGGGAAATATTTGCCACGTCGAAAAAGAAGCTCAATTCGACAGTCTTACTTGGTAGAAGATGCAGATAATGGAGGAATATTA GACATGCAAGTAGTGCATTTGCGTTTCTTGATTCCTGCTACTTCCTAA